CTCGCCCACCCAGACAGCATCAATCTGCAAATCCACCGCATCCAGCGTCAGGCGATCCAGCCCGCGGCGCAGCGGCTGTAGGGCAATCGTGCAAGTGCCCTCTAACGACTGCCGCTGTAGGTCCAGGGCGAGATCGAGGCGGATGTGCTCGACCCGGCCGGGGCGATCGGGGGTGTAGTGGGGTTGAGCACCGGGACGCTCGAACGGGCGGCGGCTGGTGCTATCGGCGTCGGAGAGCGATTGCGACATGGGCGCGGCGCTGCGGTTGGGACGCCCTCCAACCTAACGCGCCGGCAGGCCGCCGCTGGGGCGCGATCGCCAGCGTTGGCAAGCTCAGTACCTCGGCGCCAGTCGGCCAAGCTGCAGCAGACATCCCTCAATCGAGGCACGCGCAGCCAGTGCCCCTGGGCGGGTTGGAACCATCAATAGCGGGCAACGGGACTGACGGGATTCGAACCCGCAACTTCCGCCGTGACAGGGCGGTGCTCTGACCGATTGAACTACAGTCCCAGGCAAAAGGCAACCTGCATGCTAGCGATGCTGCGTTGTGGCTGTCAAATGGCAGCAGTCCAATGCGGCGCGCGGTGTGCCAAACTCGGGCACCGTGCTGCGAGGGCAAATGACCTTGACCGCATCTGACGACATTGCCGCTGCGCTCGAGGCGCCGGCGGATCTCAACTTCGAGCTGCCCGATCCGGGGCGCACCGACATTGCCGATAGCGAGTTCGAGCAGCAGCTCGAGCGCGCGTGGCAGGTTTGCGAGCGCTTCGACCTGCAAACCGACATTTGGCGCGGGTGCATCCTGCGCGCGGTCCGCGATCGCGAAAAGCAAGGGGGCGATGGCCGCGGAACGGGCTTTGTCAACTGGCTCAGGGACCGCGAGCTCGCCAAAAGCCAGGCCTACCACCTCATCCAGCTGGCCGATAGCGCCGACACGCTGCTCGAGCAGGGCGAGCTGCAGCCCGAGGCGTTCGACAACTTCAGCAAGCGCGCCTTCCTCGAGACGGCCAAGGCCCCACCCGAAGTGCAGCAGTTGGCCGGTGCCAGCGCCCAAAGCGGCGATCGCGTCACCCGCCGCGAGGTCAAACAGTTCACCGACGACTGGACGGCCATGCAGTCCGAGCGGCCCCCAGACGAGCTAAAGCAAAAAGCCAGCGAGGGTACCCTCCCGGCCCGCGAGCTGGCCCCGCTGGCCCAGCAGCTGGAAAAGCTCCCGGAAGCGCACTGCCAACCCCTGCAGCAACAAGCCCAAGCCCACCCGGATGCCGAGACGGTCAAATACCTGACAGCCGAGGCGCGCCATCTGGCGCAGTACCTCGAGGCGGCGGCGCGCGTCCAAGCGCTAGAGCGCACCGGCACCGATCTGGAGGGCGCGCTGGAAGAAGCCCTGCGCCTGGATTGCGCTGGGGCGGCTGCCGATCTGGTCAAGCAGGCCGCTCAACTGGAGCAGCTGGCTGTCAAGCTCCACGCGAGCTGGAAGCGCCTGGGCGGCCTGGCCGAGCGGCTGGAGCTCGAGACGGGGGCAAGCAATCCCCACCTGCGCTCGCTAGTGGCCGCCCTAGGGCGCTTGAGCGGCGAGGCAATTGAGGTGCCGCTGGATGAGACTGGCGAGCGGCTCGTGCGCCTCCAGATTGCCAGCGAGGAGCGCACTCGAGCGGCAGATGAGCTCAGTACTTGATACCGGTGGTGCCAATGCCGCGCGCCACCTGCCGCTGGGCGAGCAAAAACACGCCCACCACAGGAGCTGTCGCGATCGCGGCAGCCGCCATGAGCAGCGGCCAATCGCTGGTAAAGCGCTGCTGAAACTGCGCCAGCGCCAACTGGACGGTGGTGAGCTCGGGGCGAGTGGTAAACACCAGCGGCTTGAACAGGTCGTTCCACTCGCCAATAAAGGTAAACACGAACAGCGCCACTAGCGCGGGCCGCGCCAGCGGCAGCATGATGCGCCCCACGATTTGCAGGCGGTTGGCGCCATCGAGCGCCGCCGCCTCTTCCAGCGCCACCGGGACGGTCATAAAGTACTGCCGCATCAAAAAAATGCTAAAGCCGTTAGCAGCCGTGGGCAGGATGAGAGCGGCATAGGTATCGAGCAGGTTGCCCCATTTGAGAACCAAAAACACCGGAACAACCAAAATTTGGAACGGCACCACCAAGGTTGCCAGCACCACCAGCAGCAGAGTCTGGCGGCCGCGAAAGCGCAAGCGGGCCAGGGCATAGCCGGCTAGCGCCGAGGTGGCAATTTGCAGGCCCGTAACGGCCAGCGCCACCAGGGTTGAGTTGGCAAATGCCAGAGCAAACGCCCCTTGCTGCCAAGCCTGGCGGTAGTTGGCCAGCGTCCACTGTTGGGGCCAAACGGCCTGGGCGGCTGGGGTCCCGGCCGGTGCCAGCGAGGTCAGCAGCGGCACGGCCAGCGGCAGCAGCGCGATCGCTACCCCTAGCGACAGCACCCCCCACCCCAACAGCCGGCTAATTGGCGAGTTAGTGGGCATTGCGCACGGCTGGGATCGAGTACGTTATGCTCCCGGTAGTGCAAGCAGTGGCTGCTTCCGGCACAGTTGGCAAGATGCGGTCTAGCCGACTCAACGGCCAGCCTTAGCCACTGACCGCTTGCTCAAGCGTACTCGATTGAGGAGATTGTAGCGCCTATGGCAGAGGCTGCAGTGAGCCAGCTGGACTATACCAGCGCAACCTACAAGGATGCCTACAGCCGCATCAACGCCATCGTCATCGAAGGCGAACGGGAAGCCCAGGACAACTACATCCAGCTAGCCGAGCTTTTGCCGGACCATCAGGAGGAGCTGCAACGCCTCTCCAAAATGGAGAAGCGCCACAAAAAGGGATTTGAAGCCTGCGGGCGCAACCTTGAGGTCACCCCCGATATGGCGTTTGCCCGCCAGTTTTTTGCCCAGCTCCATGACAACTTCCAGCAAGCTTGGAGCGAGGGCAAAGTTGTGACTTGCCTGCTGATTCAATCGCTGATCGTCGAGAGCTTTGCCATCTCGGCTTACAACATCTACATTCCCGTTGCCGACCCCTTCGCCCGCAAGATTACCGAAGGCGTCGTCGAGGATGAGTACACCCATCTCAACTTTGGCGAGCAGTGGTTGCAGCAAAACTTTGAGAGCGCCAAAGACGAGCTAGAGCAAGCCAATCGCGAAAACCTGCCCCTGGTTTGGCAGATGCTTAATCAGGTGGAGGACGACGCGCGGACCCTGGGCATGGAAAAAGATGCCTTGGTCGAGGAGTTTATGATTGCCTACGGCGAAGCACTGGGCAACATCGGCTTTAGCACGCGCGAGGTGATGAAACTGTCGGCCTACGGCCTTAAAGGGGCCTAAGCGGCTGGCCCGTTTGGCAACGCGTGCATTTGCAGGCAGGAGCCCGCCCGACGCAGCTGCAATGCGCTAGCATCTGAGCGTCGAGGTTGCGGGTTTTTGGCTGTATGGCGCTTCCTAGACCGCTGGCTTGCGGGCAGCGGTCGGCATTACCAGCGGGAGCGCCATAACTGCCAGGCCGGGCCGGCCAATCTAACTTGCGGATCGCGCTGCAACCGCCCATGTTCGGCCTCATCGGTCACTCCACCAGCTTGGAACATGCCCAAACTGTCGCCGACAAGCTCGGCTACCCCGAATACGCCGACCAGGGGCTAGAGTTTTGGTGTTCGGCACCGCCCCAGATTGCTGATCGCATTACGGTCACCAGCCTGACCGGGCAAACCATTGAGGGCCGCTACGTCGAATCCTGCTTTCTGCCCGAGATGCTGAGCCAGCGTCGCATCAAGGCAGCGGTGCGCAAGGTGCTCAACGCCATGGCGCACGCACAAAAGCATGGCCTCAACATCACGGCGCTGGGCGGATTCTCCTCGATCATGTTTGAGAACTTCAACCTGCACCAGAACCAGCGCGTGCGCAACGTCCAGCTTGAGTTCGAGCGCTTCACCACCGGCAACACCTATACGGCCTACGTCATTGCCCGCCAGGTGGAGTGGGGCCTGGCGCAGT
This genomic stretch from Cyanobacteria bacterium QS_8_64_29 harbors:
- a CDS encoding sugar ABC transporter permease, with translation MPTNSPISRLLGWGVLSLGVAIALLPLAVPLLTSLAPAGTPAAQAVWPQQWTLANYRQAWQQGAFALAFANSTLVALAVTGLQIATSALAGYALARLRFRGRQTLLLVVLATLVVPFQILVVPVFLVLKWGNLLDTYAALILPTAANGFSIFLMRQYFMTVPVALEEAAALDGANRLQIVGRIMLPLARPALVALFVFTFIGEWNDLFKPLVFTTRPELTTVQLALAQFQQRFTSDWPLLMAAAAIATAPVVGVFLLAQRQVARGIGTTGIKY
- a CDS encoding aldehyde oxygenase (deformylating), whose protein sequence is MAEAAVSQLDYTSATYKDAYSRINAIVIEGEREAQDNYIQLAELLPDHQEELQRLSKMEKRHKKGFEACGRNLEVTPDMAFARQFFAQLHDNFQQAWSEGKVVTCLLIQSLIVESFAISAYNIYIPVADPFARKITEGVVEDEYTHLNFGEQWLQQNFESAKDELEQANRENLPLVWQMLNQVEDDARTLGMEKDALVEEFMIAYGEALGNIGFSTREVMKLSAYGLKGA